Within Verrucomicrobiota bacterium, the genomic segment CTGGCTCAGCGCCGCCGGCGCCGAGCCGAAAATAAAAAACAGAAAACCGCCAGACCAATAACAAAAAACAACATAACCATGACCGCCCCTTTGTAGTGTAATTAAACCGCGGCTGAGGTCATTGATTCAAAAACGCGCCGTTATCCACCGATCGATCAGCAATTCGACGTAACAACAGACCTGTCACAGTCGATTCACACTTCAATTTTGCAACGTGAAAACCACGAGCCAGTCCTCTTTCACGACGCGGCAACATCTTTCGCACAAATGTTTCTGAAACCCGGTGTAGTGCTCAAGCCACCAAAACGCCGGCCAGGCAAAAGCAATGTATTGCGCGCCGGACTTGCGCAATCGCTCCAGCTCGCGGATCGCAATCGCATCATCTTCTGGTGGACCCCAATAGTTTCCGTTTTTTTCCAGAAAAGGAATCAAGCGTGTGTGTGGCAATTCTGTGCGCAGTTGCTCGTCATCCACAAGTATGAACGGCACCGAGGTTGGAATCAGTCGGACCAATGCCTCGCGGCATTTTTGCAAGCGACGGGTGTTGGTTTGGTTCATCGGCATCGGTGGCGTACAGACTGGCACCGGCACGCTGGCTTTCACGATCACTGCCAGTAACGTCGCACGGTCGATTACTTTCACCGTTGCATTGTCGAATTGATGAAAATCCTTCGCTGCCCATAAGCTGCGATGTCGCTCTAGTTCATTGCCGCACAAATCCTCCTGCCAGGTTTCGTATTTCGGTGTAGTGACGATGACGGCCTTCCGGGCTTTCTTCAGCGCCGCGCGTAACAACTGGAACCCTGCTGGCTTTGTGAAGTGTTCGATCACATCGCCAATGAACACGAGGTCGTATGGAGGAAGTTTTTTCATCAGCGCGCGCGCGTCGCCCACAAAAATGTTGTTATAGAGATAGCGGTGCATCGGCGTCAGATAATCGGCATGCCCTTCAATACCATCAATCCGCACGCGCCAATTTCGGCGCTGGTATCGCGCGGGATCTTTCTCAGCTTCGTTGATGTCGGTGTATTCCCGAAACAGGTGGCCCCATTTGCCGAAACCCACGCCGACATCCAAAATTGACTTAGGGTTGAATTGGCGAATCAGATGGATGACGGTCGGAATTGTGTTGGGACGACTGCTTGGCATTGGAGTTGAATTTATTCCAACATGAATTCAGTGGCAATTCATTAACGGAGGAAACTCACTGGCGATTGGATCGAAACGACTCAACCACGCGCTCATAAAGTTCGACGAGCTGTCGGTTCAACTGAAGAATGTCGTAGCGTGCCCCGACAAACGCCCGGCCCGCCCGGCCCATTTCTGGCCAGACTTCCGGATGCGCAACGAGAAATTCGATCCGCTCCGCCATTGCGACGACGTCGCGCTCCGGCACGAGGAATCCGGACTTGCCCGGCAACATTCCTTCCGGCAACGCGCCGTGTTGAGTCGCGATGACCGGCAGACCGCAGGCTTGGGCTTCTTGCATAAACAAACCTTGACCCTCTTGATCGCCTTCGACGCTAACGCTGCCGAGCAACGCGAGATGAGCCTCGCGCAGGAGGTCGCGAATGAACGCGCCGTCGCGCGCACCGT encodes:
- a CDS encoding class I SAM-dependent methyltransferase; this encodes MPSSRPNTIPTVIHLIRQFNPKSILDVGVGFGKWGHLFREYTDINEAEKDPARYQRRNWRVRIDGIEGHADYLTPMHRYLYNNIFVGDARALMKKLPPYDLVFIGDVIEHFTKPAGFQLLRAALKKARKAVIVTTPKYETWQEDLCGNELERHRSLWAAKDFHQFDNATVKVIDRATLLAVIVKASVPVPVCTPPMPMNQTNTRRLQKCREALVRLIPTSVPFILVDDEQLRTELPHTRLIPFLEKNGNYWGPPEDDAIAIRELERLRKSGAQYIAFAWPAFWWLEHYTGFQKHLCERCCRVVKEDWLVVFTLQN